Proteins from one Staphylococcus sp. IVB6214 genomic window:
- a CDS encoding YigZ family protein, which produces MTRSVVTIKDEHEIENIINKSRFIAHIMPVETEDDAKDFIAQKKKEHREATHNCSAYTVGDTMHIQKASDDGEPSGTAGVPMLEMLKKHDVHNVAVVVTRYFGGIKLGTGGLIRAYGGAVRDVIRDVGRIILRPAIPMKVTIDYDLTGKFEYELQSTTFFLRDTVYTDKVTYHIDVIEEERDAFITFLNTHTQAKYDLEESDVKRLPFDLEDD; this is translated from the coding sequence ATGACACGTTCAGTCGTTACAATTAAAGACGAACATGAAATTGAAAATATCATTAACAAATCTCGATTTATTGCTCATATCATGCCTGTGGAAACTGAAGATGATGCGAAAGATTTTATCGCACAAAAGAAAAAAGAACATCGTGAAGCGACTCATAATTGCTCAGCCTACACAGTTGGAGATACTATGCATATTCAAAAAGCGAGCGATGATGGCGAGCCAAGTGGAACTGCTGGTGTCCCAATGCTCGAAATGTTAAAAAAACACGATGTACATAACGTTGCCGTTGTTGTGACACGCTATTTTGGAGGCATCAAGCTTGGAACAGGCGGATTAATCCGTGCATACGGTGGCGCCGTACGAGATGTCATCCGAGATGTCGGGCGCATCATTCTTCGCCCTGCCATTCCGATGAAGGTGACAATTGATTACGACTTAACGGGCAAGTTCGAATATGAACTCCAATCAACAACATTTTTCTTGCGGGACACCGTCTATACTGACAAAGTAACCTATCATATCGACGTAATTGAAGAAGAACGTGATGCGTTCATTACCTTCTTAAATACGCATACACAAGCCAAATATGACTTAGAAGAATCAGATGTGAAACGACTCCCGTTTGATTTGGAAGACGATTAA